CATCTTCTCCCCTCCACCTGTGGGTGTGGTCTGCTACAGAGGTGAGAAGCTTAAAGTTAACACACATGTACTAGAAGCCAGGATGTAATAATCATACTAATGTCGcttccttttattttaaatttccATTTTTTTGGAAATGTTTCATTCCCTATGTTCTTGTTCTCCCCTCAGTGTATTGCTGTTGCTGCCTGGCTAATGTCTCTCTTCCTGGAATCGGTGTCTCTGTTCCTGAATTGCGGCctttcttctacatcaacatagcAGACATCACCAccctggagaaagagatgtcatacGTGGCCTGTGAGTAAAGCGCTCACTGTACTGTGCTACTATCTGTAGTCAATGTAAAGGCTTCTTTATAAATgagtatgtttgtttttttcaggcACCACTGAGAAGATTTTCGAGGACAAGAAGGCGCTGTACGACGTCTACATTGATAACCAGAATGTAAAAACACACAGAAGCCATTTGCAGCCACTGCTCCGAGTGAATGCAGCGGATAAGGAGAAGTACAGGAAACTGAGCGAACAGAGGTAAATTACACTCTGTAGAATACTTGAAGAATAGCCCTCATACAAGGAAGTATGAGGGCTATTATTGGTTAAGAAAACGTTTTAAATGCGGCAGGGTCGGGGTTAATGTTCAACATAATTTATCTGAATTTAGGACAGATTTACAATAAAAGCACTTGGATATTCTATGAGATTAAAGCAATTAATTTAAGTAGAAAACTCACAAAATTACTAGAATAAAACTCCACTATTGTATAAAATGTAAAGTTATACCTTTGCTAGAATAATATATAACACCCTTGCCCGGGCTCTGTCATTTTTTCTTTCCTACAATGGCCGTAGATTTTCAAATGTGATACTTGCATTTATATTAGACGGCTATAAGAAAAGCCTCAATATGAACCTGGACACTTATTAATACTAGTCAGCGAAAAACACAATTAGATGCCTTAAGATCCTATTTCTTTTACATATTATATATGCTGACCTTTTTCTCCAGGCAAATGTTGCTGTACTCTCAGGAGGTGGATGGTGACTGCACCACAAATGAAGAGGATCTGTTCATTCTGTGAGTCTTTGACAAATGTATTCACAGCTGCTTGTGAGCCTAATCATAGGCTGTACGTTTAATGAGGGGGCTCCCTAATGATGTATTCAACGCAGATTTAAGCGAGCTCTGTGATTGAAACACCTTAGTAAAAAACGTTTGCTGGCATTCAGATAAAGAAATCTAAATGATTTTGGCTTGATTAGTGTCAGTAAAGGCGGgatagttttatttttttaaagctctTAAAAAATAATGGAAACTAGCTAGGAAATATACACGTACAATATGAGATCAGTTTATTGGATGCATGTATGAAGGCAAACAGATTATGCTATCTATATTTTCCCTTCATTTCTAGGAATATTATTTGTCTATGTACATGGAAAAtggaatgtttttatttaattgagCTCAATGacattttgtgtatatataggcaCTATTTAGCTGTACAGATTTTCAAGTCTAAAGTTATGGTCAATTGAATATCTTATAAGAAGGCAGGTAAATGTCCGTAGCCATACCAGCTGTACACAAGCAACAATCTAAGTGTATCTTTGTAAATGAATGATAAAAAGTGAAAAAATTACAGCTTGAAAATCAGGCATTAGGTCTTCTGTAAGTCTACACTTTGATTTAACACAAAGATAAAAATCAATAAACACCTTATTTAGGTTGCAATGTTACTAGCTTATCCAAACGGTAAGTTTAGGGAGTCCTGTTTAATAATGGTTTTCTCATTTGAACGTGTCGCTGAGGACCATAGCGTGACCCTCTTGTCTTTAATCCACTCCCAGGTTCTTCATGGAGCTGAACAACCGCATCTTCCAGACGCTGTCAGACATAGCGGGGAGCAACGACCCCACCCTGACCGCTGAGCACGTGAGGGCCATGGGGCTGGACCCCCAGGGTGACCGCTCCTTCCTGGTGGACCTGCTGGAGGTGTACGGTCTAGACATCACGCTGGTCATAGACAACCTCTGCTGCCACTgagccccctccccccctcagaCTGGGAAACTGCACTGGATATTTGTGCCTTCGTGGCCCACGCACACCTAGACACCGAAGACACTGCCTCCCCCCCCTGGGATTTCCATCTGCTGTCCCCCACTGGGTGTCGGTtttccctctgtctgtctcatCTGACCTGTGGAGACTGTTTCCAAACATTGTGGAGGACGTTAAATGATGGCGCACACGTCCACAGTGGCTGAGTAACACTTGCCCAGCAGACTGTGTATCGCCTGGCAGCTGCGTGGTCTTATACTGTAGCCGTTCAGCGTTCACATCCTATATCACTCAGTGCTGTTTATCGTCAGAAAATAATTCTCAACTCAGCTGAAACACTGGATTAAAGTATGGACATCTTGATCATTTCTGGTCCCCACAGGATGGTTCGTTGTTCCCCACTGCACCAATCAcaatggagaagtcattgaaacaTTCACAAACATGCAGCTTTGGAGTAAGATTCATATTATGGAGGTGGAGGGGGGGTATGCTGTTACAACATACTGTAGATGGATGCTTTTTGAATACTTTATTTCCCTTTTCAAAAGGGAAGCAATAGGATTAGAGCCGCAACGAAAATTAATCGCCAACTATTTTGATAACTGATTAATCGATAGTAGAATCGTAGGGTAATTTTCCGTGCAAATATTACAGAAAATAATCAGTTTTCAGCCTCTTAGATTATGAGACGTTTAAGGATATCACCTCAGATTAAAATAATGGGATTGAAATGTTTCCCTTTTTTCtcaatttttatataaatagataTATTAAATGATTAATCTAGTAAACTAGACAATAATCGCCAAATTAATCTATAATAAAAATGATTGCAGATTGCAGCACTGAATAGAAGTGTTTGCCAATTGAAATCGGCCTTATTTATGTTTGTGCATTTTCCATGTTGTTTTCTagttctattttttttttttaacaactgTAAGTGAGCAGTAATGATGTTTGTTAGTTATcctctttttttaataatgggGATGGTAAATGATTATGAAAATGACTCACTTATTGAGAAGAGAAAGCTGTTAATACTTTAATCACCTTTTTGATGCACCTTCAACATGAGGTAGATGTGATAATGTGTTTGATCACAGTGAGGAAACGTGCTCTTGTGTTACATGTGAAGCTGAGGTTCTTGAATATTCCATGAATGTGACTCTACTGTATAACACCATGCTGCTCCATGTCTACCACTGGAATATCTCCTGATGCACACAAGCTTAATATTTGTTAATCTATGATCTACAGTCTGAGCCTGCAAATGTTTGTGAATTATTCCGTTGCACTGTATAAAGGCTTTCATTGttcccttctttttttttttacttaaaccTGTGGCTGTTTCATCACCAGAGACCAATATGTGTTTTGTCACGCGTTGAGATGGTATACTTGTTGAGCAGCTTCAAAAAGATCCTCTTGCTTGTCTGTGTCCCTGACAAACATCTCTGTGTTTAATCATTGGCCATCGTTTGTTCCATGTTGGAACACAAAAGGCATATATTTCCCTCGTATACATTTGGAGTAGTGGTTCTGTAGTAGTGGGCCAACCCCCCAAAAAGCAAGCTTTTGAACATGTCATGAATTTTAACACATTCCAAAAGCTGATCCCTGGGATTGAGAACTCCTGACTTTCACCAATTTTCTGGGTTTACAAAAACAGAATAAAAGTGAACCAAgtatttttatttgaaattctttgttgtgtaAATGGAGCCTTAAGGAAATGTGATTTGTGAACCAGACTCATTACTGTATCTATTTGCTGACTAAGTACATTATCCTACGCACTTCTGAAGGACCTTGCTGTGAAACCTATTCACCCTGACTCATTGATTTACTTCTCAGCAGACCTATACACTTGCCTCTGACGGTGTTTGCTTTACTGTTCATTAAATGTATAAGggaatgtacacacacacttactgtaTAACATGCCTTCTTTGTGGAGTCGTTCACAGACCAGCATCAGAGTTGTTTGTACAGCCTGTCACTCTACTGAATGTCAGATAGCAAAAGTATTGCACACATGCAGCAAATAAAAAGTGTAACCTTTTTCTTCTTGATTGTAATGTAAATAACAAGTACTCACAGAATAATAAGTCTTCACCTTTACTAATGTGAAACACTGTAAAAGATGTCAGTAATAAATGTACGCATCGAGTCAAGCACGAGTTCATTTCACTGTACTGCCATCGTTAAACAATAAAACATTAATACAGTTTGTGTTATCTAATTATCTATTCAACCGTTTTCTCTATTTCCTTTATAATCCTACACTACCTACACGTCTCTTCCCTCAAAGATATTGTACTGCTTTACAGCCAGATATACAGTATTCAAAGTAAATGAACTCCCgatgcaaaaaagaaaaaagtcaatctTCTGTGTGTGATAGACTGGGAGATCGAATTGCTGTTTCTCACGATACTGAGGAATAAAAGTTAAAATGTCTTAAAATACCTACATAATCAAACATAGACACATACATTTTAAGGCAGGGGGAGCCTTTCTGCGACCTCGTAGAAAAATCTGTTTTTGAGTCTGGTGGATGTGGAACCTCCTCCCTGAAGGCAGGCGGGTGAAGAGGCAGGTGGAGGGATGGGAGGGGTCACCCACAACGCTGAGTGCTCTGCGGGTGTTGTAGAGGTCCAGGAGTGTTGGGAGTCAGGCACCGATGATCCTCTCAGCAGTGTTCACAATGCGCTGCAGGGTCTTACGGTTGGAGGCGGtccacaaaccacacacacagtgatGGAGCTACTGAGGCTGCTCTCGATGGCGTCTCGGTAGAAGGTGTACATGATGGCTGTGGGGGGGATCCTGCTCTCTTACATACATTTCTTACGTAATCTATATTAATGTTGCTTTAACATTTAAACAATATTTGACTGTTGTAGTTGGCTAATGTGGAGCCCATTTAAACTGCTTTATATAAAGGGGCATTCCACCATTTTACAAATTCTTCAGTTTACTCTTAACAAGGAGTGGAGAACTCCAGTTTCTCAAAACATGTCTTCTGTTCTGTGGCTCTTGAAGGATATTACGAAAGATACAAAAAAATAATGTATCTTTAGACTATCACTTTAAAAAGACAGCCTGTGTTACACACTGCAAGTATGGGGTTTGAAAGATATAACAATTAATGGCAAGTAAAGCAAGTAGTACGGTCCAGTTAAAGATGCTACCCagttgcattatgggaaatgCATTTACAGAGCTTGACCTATGAGTTTGACCCATATTAGGGATTGAATGTCAGGATATACTGCATCAATGCCGACCATGCTTTGTTTTCTATGTCAAGTGcaaattaaaatcactaaagTACTTTCAGTCTCGACACAGTTTTACCACATTATGTTAAAATGTGTATGCAtctgtaaaataataataataataataataaaaagtacCTAAGAGATCAAATGATTGAAGAGTAAAAAGTAAAGTAAATTACTTATTAAAATCTGCCATTGCCCCACACTATCTTTCCACAGCAATCAACACCACCCCAATCAAAGCTACAGTTATCCTCCCTTTGTGTTCCAACCAGCTGATAAGAGGCCTGGGATGCAGCCATGCTTAATCTCACAGATTTGCTGTTTACACCATCTGTCAGCTCAGATCTCACCATGAGTCTGCCAAACTCCTGCTACAAGATCTGGGCATTAGCGACACATTCAGAGTGCTGCAGCATCCCTTTATTCTGCCATATCCATTCATCGATACACCATTCCTCCATCCCATACATACTCTGCTGAGCCCTGCAGGCTACTCACAGCCAGCTAAGGCTCTGGTACActgtatatttttctttatgcatgACTACTTTTGATTTCCGGTCGGTCCTTTCTCTCTTTGTCCATCAGTTCCATTTTGCCCCAGCCCCAGCCCCAAAACAAATCAATCTGCCCACAAATGTGAAATTGAGCATTTTACAGATTATGTTTAAaagggttcatatttgtatgttgtgcctctactgaaacatgtctccatgctttaatgttcaaaaagccctttatttttctcatactgtctgtgctgcagcacctcttttcaccctctgtctgaaaccagagcctagTTTGCTCCGATTGGTTAGTGGTCtgactctgttgtgattgattAACTGCTTTGAGATGacctgccccttagcctatcacgtactatgtgttggagcgctagccaatagaagcacacgtgttacatagtgatgtcactatgttacggatgtaaacaaaggagtccaacggAGGTGTTGCAGGCAGGGCGGGGGTGTGTgatagaaactccctctggagggaacactgggactttagcctttgcagaccattgacatgcagaaaaacctataacacactaTGGAAAGtcacaaaaagcataatagggcccctttataGTGGCCCTAAAGAAACAGTTACATGTAGCATATTCAATGTCCTTCTGAAATGTTTAACTTTAatataatgagttcttatttcttGTCTTGTTATTATTTCCCGTAATTCCGGTGTGCTATGTGTGGAACCAGAGGATCACGACGGAAATGAACCTGACGGCAGTGcagttttgtgtgtttttttaatcatgAAAGACATACATCTATCAATAGAGGCCATGTGCTAAATACTTACAAAATACACTTGAGTTGGACAGAAATTATTTTTATTGACCAAGTTCAAATGTGATGGCATTAGTAAACCATTCAGTAAACATAACGTCCGTTCCTCAGGTCAATCTGTACACAGGTGACTGGCCTAAAGAAACAAAGCCTTGGTCCTTgtatacacaacagtgtgtaACGCGATCTTTATAATTGATAAACTGTATATTCTATCATCATTGACATGTAGTAAAATAATCCATTAGTATGACATCTGTTTTCCAAACAACCTCAGAGTGTCTGGCGGTTCTTAGCTCCTGTGTTTCTCTTGAGATCAGTTTTTGTCTCCGTCTGTTCTTATCTTCTCTTTGTTGTAATGCATCACTGCATCTGTGCGAGGAGCTGCTCCCTGCGCTCCGCACTGATAAAGAAGCGTAGTTTCCGTGGCAACAGACTTATCTCTACAGGCATGGCCTCGTACTCCTCGTTGTCGATGTTGTAAAAGCCAGCGGTACCCTGCGGGGCGTGAGAACATAAAGTCAAATAGTGCCACAAAACTGGAATACTGATCTTTAGAAAGTACACTGACAAATATCAGAAGTACTTTAGTTGTAAAATTATTGAAAAAGTCATGAAATCTGACCTCTGGCAGCTGCAGCCGGCaagcactggcttccagtttaGTGGACTCCTTAGTGAATACGGTGGGGTCCTCGTCTTTTTTGTTTCTAGGATGAAGAACATTTACATTCTTTTACTTGAATTTAATTTAACATTACCTTTGAAAGGATGCCAAATGTGTCTGTTTGCATCAGATGAATGAAACACTGTATTTACTGACCCGACAGTGATGTACTCGCCCACTGTGAGGTTGTCCGGTTCGGCGTAGATCATCATGGAGTCATTtatacgctgcaagtaaaaaaaatagaaacaaatacaaattcaaaaaaaggcaaaaaaggtttaatgacaCCGACTGAGTATTTCATTGCTCAGGATTTTGTAAGAGCAGGTACATTTTAAATACACATATTGTTGTACTGACCCTCTGCACTGGGTTTTTGTTGTGCGTTTGAACAAACAGCTCTAGCGTCGATAGCTGCTCCTCTTTCCACTCCTCTGGCTCTTCCACTTTTGGAGGCTCTGtggaacacacacacgaagGAAGTCATTTACTGTTGGGATGTTGGTGTAAAGTTGCCATGCTGTGACCCGAGCGTCGACACAATGACACACACTGACCTACGACAGGAGGGCTCCAGCGGTGTTTCAGCCTGAGGAAGATGCGGTACAGCAGGCTGGGTCTCTGGGTCTTCTGAGGGGGCAGATCAGGGGGCCGCAGGTTTGGATCCAAGTAGGACACTGAGACCTCCCGGACCTGGGGCCAGTCCTGGTGAAGGGAAGGTGACGAGGAAATGGGGAGACATGAAATAGGGAAATAATTTCATGACGTTGAACAGATGGACGGTTGAAGTCTTTAGGCTCTGTTCTGTCTGTtcgtttttctctttttttattgCTTGTTTCTGTTATTCTAGGGATTTTAAtgcataaattgtatttgtatatatattttttaaatatttgtatgcaTGTGTGCATGGTGGTAAATGGGGATCATTATATTTCTTGATgtaaatcatttaaaacaaatattttgttgttattattatttgtattcttcttcTATTATCTTCTAATCTTTtataagcgctttgagcaccaggaaaagcgctttataaatgtaatgtattattattattgagttGTTTGTAAACTGTTAGCGGTAATGCTAATAAATCTCTATCTATGGTATGCTACAGAATACTGATTAGACACGGCAATGATGTGTTTTAATGAGGCTCCTGATCATCTTTATATTTTTAATACATATTAACaattacacattttaaaataaagaattaagaaaatatatttactagaaAATGGAATGTTTATTTTAATCAGAGATAGAACACTTCAATATCAGCACTTGGATCATTGTTGGATACCAGTATTGATCTGAAACCTACACTTAAGAAATACTTTTATGTAACTGTTTAAGGTCCATCTGATCTTCAATTGATGTAGAAAACAGGCTATACATGTCAGTGTTTCTTTGTTCATAAGAAAATCTAATTAAAAAGGGCTAATTTAAaagttacacaataaaacatgcTTAAAATATGTGTTTCGTACTAGGGAGGTCACATGGCTTTCTGATATCATATTTTATAAAAGCTCATCACCAGTTAAATATACTGTTCTAACCCAAGTATgttaaacaaaaatatatatccttACATGTAGAGTACTTAACCAATGTGCTGCGTTGGTCTTCAGTGGTCCAAGGTACCAATATCTATTAGAAAAAAAGGTTAATTACTTTCATGTTTGGGGAATTATCCAGAGTTTATAATCTGAGTGACCAATGTTGTAATCTTACTTGCTGATTTTTGCCGCCACATCTCTAAAAGCACCCCAACGTAATCCCATCAGAGCGAAGACGGGCTGCTCCGTCTCCCCCTGGAACACAAAGACACAAATTATAGATCCAAACAACAATGGATACATTATACTACTTCAGGAGAAGAGTCATTTTATGAATGTGAGATTAAATATTTCTTAGATCATCTGTTGATATGACCTGTAAAAAAAACTGACTAAGCCAAGTCTATACCTTTAAGacttatattattttatatttttaatcaATTTTATATTTGTCCTTACTTTGATTTGCAGCACATCCAGAGGAACAGTTTCTCCCCTCAAAATGGACAGTGTTGCTGATGTAATGTCTCTATGAAAGTTATTtatgagaagaagaaaaaacgtAAACATACACATACTGTATTTTTACACAGTCTGACACAGTAACAATAACTAATTATTGGACCATGAATGATCCTAGAAATAATTGAGATAAACTATATTACTGTCATTTAATGATACGGATATACTATAAGTATAATAGCATATTAATGCAAGAATACCCTTTCAAAAGACAATTTACTTTAATCCTTTGTATTATCCAGACAATGGAATTTGAATGAGACAAAAGTATATGATATATAATAtcctaaataaaataaaatgttacggGGCTCTGTCAACAATAATGTGTGATATGCGCTGCAGCCAAGTCTTACAATATATAGAAGAACAACCCTGCTGTTTATTCTGGCTGTTAGTGACatactgaagtaaacaaagatgcatgtaaaaaaaacacattgacAATATTGGggtcagtaaaaataaacaaggTCATGTCCATATATTGTCCGATATGTAGTTAGTGTGACACACCCAGTGAGATTGTATGATGCTAAAATTCGGATCTTTCAGTATAATTTTAAATAGATACTTACTTGACCTTGTTGTCACTGAGGAGGTGAAGACTCGGACTCAGGGAGTTGCGGGAGCCCAGTGGAATGAATCCAATGGGTGTGTGACAGATGGTgtcctgcagtcattaaacatgcattattgacaTCAATAAATGGAAAAATTGGGACATGTTTTGCTTTAATCTCTAAAACCAAATCCTGGTGACAATACAATAAGTGTGTGAGACATACTTGATCGGGCCTTCGCAGTAATCCTGTGACGACTTCCTGCAAGGTGCCGTCCCCTCCGGCCACGATCAGCATGTCTGTTTGTTCTGCAAGCTCCATCA
This region of Pseudochaenichthys georgianus chromosome 6, fPseGeo1.2, whole genome shotgun sequence genomic DNA includes:
- the agk gene encoding acylglycerol kinase, mitochondrial, with the protein product MARVVKVFRTLRNNWKKSTFAVCVLSYGGYWLNGKHNDSLLRREACLLAREFGRQQIAPHERLRKATVILNPAACGGKANNLFEKNAAPILHLAGVEVTIVKTDYEGQAKKLMELAEQTDMLIVAGGDGTLQEVVTGLLRRPDQDTICHTPIGFIPLGSRNSLSPSLHLLSDNKVKDITSATLSILRGETVPLDVLQIKGETEQPVFALMGLRWGAFRDVAAKISKYWYLGPLKTNAAHWLSTLHDWPQVREVSVSYLDPNLRPPDLPPQKTQRPSLLYRIFLRLKHRWSPPVVEPPKVEEPEEWKEEQLSTLELFVQTHNKNPVQRRINDSMMIYAEPDNLTVGEYITVGNKKDEDPTVFTKESTKLEASACRLQLPEGTAGFYNIDNEEYEAMPVEISLLPRKLRFFISAERREQLLAQMQ